One window of the Desulfitobacterium chlororespirans DSM 11544 genome contains the following:
- a CDS encoding M23 family metallopeptidase, translated as MRRGDTIARCGNSGNTSEPHLHFQVQNTKNFYSSIGLPIRFTSIRKSPIPNCERSDPCQAPNYEDIDNCYIARGLAVENKTKS; from the coding sequence GTGCGGCGTGGTGATACAATCGCCCGCTGCGGTAATTCAGGCAACACAAGTGAGCCGCATCTCCATTTTCAAGTACAGAACACAAAGAATTTTTATTCTTCCATAGGATTGCCGATACGGTTTACATCGATAAGAAAATCTCCAATACCGAATTGCGAACGATCAGACCCATGTCAGGCACCAAATTATGAGGATATTGATAATTGTTATATTGCCCGCGGATTAGCGGTGGAGAATAAAACCAAATCATAA